TGCCGCATGAACGGTCACGCTGCCTTGCTGGCGAGGCGCTCTGATCTTGGCGTAATTGCAGGTATATGACGGTGCTGGATGGGCCAAGGCGAGGATAGCTATAAAGAACATCCCCAAAGCATAGCGTGTCGATGAACGTCTACAACTGGGCGCGTGCTCCCGATTCCAGCCCCCCTCAGAACACCGCCGCCACCAGCGCCTTGAACGCCGCCGTGCGGTGGCTGATCGCCGCCTTTTCCTCCGCTGGCAGTTCCGCGAAGGTCTGCTCGTGCCCGAACGGGACGAACACCGGATCGTAGCCGAACCCGACCGTGCCGCGTGGCGGCCAGGTCAGGTGGCCTTCGGCGCGGCCTTCGAACCATTGGACGTGGCCGTCGGGCCAGGCCAGTGCGAGCGTGCAGACGAAATGGGCGTCGCGCGAGGCGTCTGGCCCCTTCGTCGCGAGCGCGTCCTCGACCTTCTGCATCGCCAGCCCCCAGTCGCGCCCGGTCGGGGTTTCGGCCCAATTGGCGGTGTAGACGCCGGGATCGCCGTTCAGCGCCTCGACGCACAGCCCGCTGTCGTCGGCGAGTGCGGGCAGGCCGGACAGATCGGCGGCGACGAGCGCCTTGAGTTCGGCATTGGCGACGAAGGTGGTGCCGGTCTCCTCGGGCTCGGGCAGGTCGAGTTCCTTGGCCGAGACCGCGTCGATGCCATAGGGCGCGAGCAGCGCGCGGATTTCGCGCACTTTGCCTTCGTTATGGCTGGCGATGACGAGCTTGCCGGGGGCGAGC
This genomic stretch from Sphingomonas panacis harbors:
- the rdgB gene encoding RdgB/HAM1 family non-canonical purine NTP pyrophosphatase is translated as MSAPAEDGVTPQAIRKLAPGKLVIASHNEGKVREIRALLAPYGIDAVSAKELDLPEPEETGTTFVANAELKALVAADLSGLPALADDSGLCVEALNGDPGVYTANWAETPTGRDWGLAMQKVEDALATKGPDASRDAHFVCTLALAWPDGHVQWFEGRAEGHLTWPPRGTVGFGYDPVFVPFGHEQTFAELPAEEKAAISHRTAAFKALVAAVF